The Agrococcus carbonis genome has a window encoding:
- a CDS encoding ATP-dependent DNA helicase RecG, with translation MPSGFDRPLERVLGKAAAGKLERAFGMTTLRDLAWHLPRRYAKRGELTDLASLVPGEHVTVVAKVRSVETRQLQRDAKGRRRSLTTITITDGTSSLDLAFFNQEFRGTQLHQGVTALFSGTVGVYKGKRQLAHPDLELFDEAEGIDAEEWANQPVPIYPATASLATTKIQALVAQVLDALGDVPDPVPETIRREHGLLPLADALRSAHQPKTEQEAYRARHTLAWHEAFLLQTYLLATRAWFDTLPTQPRHPGALLERFDAALPWQLTDDQRAAGAAIAADLASGTAMHRLVQGEVGSGKTVVATRAMLTVAESGGQAALLAPTEVLAVQHLRSITRSLGPDLAAEVQPTLLTGQMPAADRRRAMLRIAAGQARIVVGTHALLSEKTSFAELALVVIDEQHRFGVAQREALRAKGIHPHTLVLTATPIPRTIAMTAFGDLDVSTIRSLPAGRSPIQTFVVDRAAHPQRFGRVWQRMHEEVEAGRQAFVVCPAIAPGRLEGIDPRGDEAADASADAAEAAPVDDVETTLAQLQRASAISGHRIAALHGGMTTDEKDAVMREFRDRRIDVLVATTVIEVGVDVPNATMMVVLSADRFGVSQLHQLRGRVGRGEHAGLCMLVTAADELGEARARLDAVAGTLDGFALAEVDLEQRGEGDVLGAAQSGVRSGLRVLRVARDGAIIDAARDAAAAVLAEDPLLERHTALRLAVHGRLDPDARAALVTA, from the coding sequence GTGCCGAGCGGGTTCGACCGCCCCCTCGAGCGCGTGCTCGGGAAGGCGGCCGCGGGCAAGCTCGAGCGCGCCTTCGGGATGACGACGCTCCGCGACCTCGCGTGGCATCTGCCGCGGCGCTACGCGAAGCGCGGCGAGCTCACCGACCTCGCGAGCCTCGTGCCGGGCGAGCACGTGACGGTCGTCGCGAAGGTGCGCTCGGTCGAGACGCGCCAGCTGCAGCGCGACGCGAAGGGCCGTCGCCGCTCGCTCACGACCATCACGATCACCGACGGCACGTCGAGCCTCGACCTGGCGTTCTTCAACCAGGAGTTCCGCGGCACGCAGCTGCACCAGGGCGTCACGGCGCTCTTCTCCGGCACCGTCGGCGTCTACAAGGGCAAGCGGCAGCTCGCCCACCCCGACCTCGAGCTCTTCGACGAGGCCGAGGGCATCGACGCCGAGGAGTGGGCGAACCAGCCGGTGCCGATCTACCCGGCGACCGCGAGCCTCGCGACGACGAAGATCCAGGCGCTCGTGGCGCAGGTGCTCGACGCGCTCGGCGACGTGCCCGATCCCGTGCCCGAGACGATCCGGCGCGAGCACGGGCTCCTGCCGCTCGCGGACGCGCTGCGCTCCGCCCACCAGCCGAAGACCGAGCAGGAGGCCTACCGCGCGCGCCACACGCTCGCGTGGCACGAGGCGTTCCTGCTGCAGACCTACCTGCTCGCGACGCGCGCGTGGTTCGACACCCTGCCCACCCAGCCGCGGCATCCGGGAGCCCTGCTCGAGCGCTTCGACGCCGCCCTCCCGTGGCAGCTCACCGACGACCAGCGCGCCGCCGGCGCGGCGATCGCCGCGGATCTCGCGAGCGGCACCGCGATGCACCGGCTCGTGCAGGGCGAGGTGGGCTCGGGCAAGACGGTGGTCGCGACGCGCGCGATGCTCACCGTCGCCGAGTCGGGCGGGCAGGCGGCGCTCCTCGCGCCGACCGAGGTGCTCGCCGTGCAGCACCTGCGCTCCATCACCCGCTCGCTCGGCCCCGATCTCGCCGCCGAGGTGCAGCCGACCCTGCTCACCGGCCAGATGCCGGCCGCCGACCGCCGCCGCGCCATGCTGCGCATCGCCGCCGGCCAGGCGCGCATCGTCGTCGGCACGCACGCGCTCCTGAGCGAGAAGACGTCGTTCGCCGAGCTCGCGCTCGTCGTCATCGACGAGCAGCACCGCTTCGGCGTCGCCCAGCGCGAGGCGCTGCGGGCGAAGGGCATCCACCCGCACACGCTCGTCCTCACCGCGACGCCCATCCCGCGCACGATCGCGATGACCGCGTTCGGCGACCTCGACGTCTCCACGATCCGCTCGCTCCCGGCGGGCCGCAGCCCCATCCAGACCTTCGTGGTCGACCGCGCCGCGCATCCGCAGCGCTTCGGGCGAGTCTGGCAGCGCATGCACGAGGAGGTCGAGGCGGGCCGCCAGGCGTTCGTCGTCTGCCCGGCGATCGCGCCCGGGCGGCTCGAGGGCATCGACCCGCGCGGCGACGAGGCGGCGGATGCGTCGGCCGACGCCGCAGAGGCCGCCCCCGTCGACGACGTCGAGACGACGCTCGCCCAGCTGCAGCGCGCCTCGGCCATCAGCGGGCACCGGATCGCGGCGCTCCACGGCGGCATGACGACCGACGAGAAGGATGCGGTGATGCGCGAGTTCCGCGACCGCCGCATCGACGTGCTCGTCGCGACGACGGTCATCGAGGTGGGCGTCGACGTGCCGAACGCGACGATGATGGTCGTGCTCTCCGCAGATCGCTTCGGCGTCTCCCAGCTGCACCAGTTGCGCGGGCGCGTGGGCCGCGGCGAGCACGCGGGCCTGTGCATGCTCGTGACCGCCGCGGACGAGCTCGGCGAGGCCCGAGCGCGGCTCGACGCGGTCGCCGGCACGCTCGACGGCTTCGCGCTCGCCGAGGTCGACCTCGAGCAGCGCGGCGAGGGCGACGTGCTCGGCGCCGCGCAGTCGGGCGTGCGCAGCGGCCTGCGGGTGCTGCGCGTCGCGCGCGACGGCGCGATCATCGACGCCGCCCGCGACGCCGCGGCCGCCGTCCTCGCCGAGGACCCGCTGCTCGAGCGGCACACGGCGCTGCGCCTCGCCGTCCACGGCCGCCTCGACCCCGACGCGCGCGCCGCCCTCGTCACCGCCTGA
- the coaD gene encoding pantetheine-phosphate adenylyltransferase produces MPRIAVVPGSFDPVTLGHLDVVERAAKLFDEVHVVVTHNPDKQAFLPVVEREQLIERAIEEARIEGEIRIANWSMGLLVDYCQQVGAQVLVKGIRTSTDLAYETPMSIVNRNLAGVETIFMLPNPENAHVSSSLVRQVSELGGDVSPYVPRAVATFLQQR; encoded by the coding sequence ATGCCTCGCATCGCCGTCGTGCCCGGTTCGTTCGACCCCGTCACCCTGGGGCACCTCGATGTCGTGGAGCGTGCCGCGAAGCTCTTCGACGAGGTGCACGTCGTCGTCACGCACAACCCCGACAAGCAGGCGTTCCTCCCGGTCGTCGAGCGCGAGCAGCTCATTGAGCGGGCGATCGAGGAGGCCCGGATCGAGGGCGAGATCCGCATCGCCAACTGGTCGATGGGCCTGCTCGTCGACTACTGCCAGCAGGTGGGCGCGCAGGTGCTCGTCAAGGGGATCCGCACGTCGACCGACCTCGCCTACGAGACCCCGATGTCCATCGTCAACCGCAACCTCGCGGGCGTCGAGACGATCTTCATGCTGCCCAACCCCGAGAACGCGCACGTCTCGTCGAGCCTCGTGCGCCAGGTGTCCGAGCTCGGCGGCGACGTGAGCCCCTACGTGCCGCGCGCCGTCGCCACCTTCCTGCAGCAGCGATGA
- the cofE gene encoding coenzyme F420-0:L-glutamate ligase encodes MTERERGEAERGPDLELRAVRGMGEIRPGDDLPALIGDALAPLGPAEGDIVVVTSKIISKAEGRIRPAAEREQAIDDESVRLVASREHPGGVTRIVEHRTGLVLAAAGVDASNTDEGTILLLPEDSDASARAIAAALRSRFGVAVGVVVSDTLGRAWRVGQTDAAIGAAGVRVLEPLAGQVDASGRPLTVTAPAIADEIAAAADLVAGKATGVPVVLVRGLARHVTGLDEPGARRLVRPAADDMFRQGADEAYRAGLEAGRREAMATTGSGT; translated from the coding sequence ATGACCGAGCGCGAGCGCGGCGAGGCGGAGCGCGGTCCCGACCTCGAGCTCCGCGCGGTGCGCGGGATGGGCGAGATCCGGCCGGGCGACGACCTGCCTGCGCTCATCGGCGATGCGCTCGCCCCGCTCGGGCCCGCCGAGGGCGACATCGTGGTCGTGACGAGCAAGATCATCTCGAAGGCCGAGGGCCGCATCCGCCCCGCAGCCGAGCGCGAGCAGGCGATCGACGACGAATCGGTGCGCCTCGTCGCGAGCCGCGAGCACCCGGGCGGCGTCACGCGCATCGTCGAGCACCGCACCGGGCTCGTGCTCGCCGCGGCCGGCGTCGACGCGTCGAACACCGACGAGGGCACGATCCTGCTGCTGCCCGAGGACTCGGATGCGTCGGCTCGCGCGATCGCCGCCGCGCTGCGGTCGCGCTTCGGGGTCGCCGTCGGCGTGGTCGTGAGCGACACCCTCGGGCGCGCGTGGCGGGTCGGGCAGACGGATGCGGCGATCGGCGCAGCGGGCGTGCGCGTGCTCGAGCCGCTCGCGGGCCAGGTCGACGCGAGCGGGCGGCCGCTCACGGTGACGGCGCCGGCGATCGCCGACGAGATCGCCGCGGCCGCCGACCTCGTCGCGGGCAAGGCCACCGGCGTGCCGGTCGTGCTCGTGCGCGGACTCGCGCGGCACGTGACGGGGCTCGACGAGCCCGGGGCGCGGCGGCTCGTGCGCCCCGCCGCCGACGACATGTTCCGGCAGGGCGCCGACGAGGCATACCGCGCAGGGCTCGAGGCCGGCCGCCGCGAGGCGATGGCGACGACGGGGAGCGGCACGTGA
- a CDS encoding AAA family ATPase, whose product MSDDAGRPAARSGEGRAAVAGPQPMLDLAPELPATAGERIERAVASVIAGKREEIRTVLTVLLAEGHVLLEDVPGVGKTQLARAFAAAVGGTVRRIQCTPDLLPSDITGMSMLDQRSGELRFQPGPVFANIVIADEINRASPKTQAALLECMAEGQVTVDGVTHVLPKPFLVVATQNPIDMEGTYALPEAQRDRFMARLELGYPDEDAEHAMVSARETAQPLDSVTAVTTQEQFQAEIDAAHAVRAHELVERYAVRLARATRAHPDVRLGASPRATLQLVRAAKAHAHLSGRDWLSPDDVRALAVHVLPHHLVMHDPHARYQDARDVVSQALAQTVAPVMR is encoded by the coding sequence GTGAGCGACGACGCAGGACGCCCGGCGGCGAGGTCGGGCGAGGGGCGGGCAGCCGTCGCGGGCCCGCAGCCGATGCTCGACCTCGCGCCGGAGCTCCCGGCGACGGCGGGCGAGCGGATCGAGCGTGCGGTCGCGAGCGTCATCGCCGGCAAGCGCGAGGAGATCCGCACGGTGCTCACGGTGCTGCTCGCCGAGGGGCACGTGCTGCTCGAGGATGTGCCGGGCGTCGGCAAGACGCAGCTCGCCCGCGCCTTCGCCGCGGCCGTCGGCGGCACCGTGCGCCGCATCCAGTGCACCCCCGACCTGCTGCCGAGCGACATCACCGGCATGTCGATGCTCGACCAGCGCTCGGGCGAGCTGCGCTTCCAGCCGGGCCCGGTGTTCGCCAACATCGTCATCGCCGACGAGATCAACCGCGCGAGCCCCAAGACGCAGGCGGCGCTGCTCGAGTGCATGGCCGAGGGGCAGGTGACCGTCGACGGCGTCACGCACGTGCTGCCGAAGCCGTTCCTCGTCGTCGCGACGCAGAACCCCATCGACATGGAGGGCACCTACGCGCTGCCCGAGGCGCAGCGCGACCGCTTCATGGCTCGGCTCGAGCTCGGCTACCCCGACGAGGACGCCGAGCACGCGATGGTGTCGGCGCGCGAGACGGCACAGCCGCTCGACTCGGTGACCGCGGTGACGACGCAGGAGCAGTTCCAGGCCGAGATCGACGCCGCGCACGCGGTGCGCGCGCACGAGCTCGTCGAGCGCTACGCCGTGCGGCTCGCCCGCGCGACCCGCGCCCACCCCGACGTGCGGCTCGGCGCGAGCCCGCGCGCGACGCTGCAGCTCGTGCGCGCGGCGAAGGCGCACGCGCACCTGAGCGGCCGCGACTGGCTCTCGCCCGACGACGTGCGCGCGCTCGCCGTGCACGTGCTGCCGCACCACCTCGTGATGCACGACCCGCACGCGCGCTACCAGGACGCGCGCGACGTGGTCTCTCAGGCGCTCGCCCAGACGGTCGCCCCCGTCATGCGCTGA
- a CDS encoding DUF58 domain-containing protein: MAGDRGRARRRGAAGAPRGAGARERLRVRPTARGVALVLVGAALAVGAYWERQIVLLVPAALCLAVVVLGVWWAAGAVGQVRLRVPGVIAEGEDAWLSIASERPQAGARWETWGPGPERYLLLEGELDDEGRAELPLGDHPRGRWRLAPVAITAFDPFRVARSARTIDPGASLVVGPEIVTIPPTALRSDREQGRVAQSRTADDVDAMVREWRHGDPQRRVHWRQTAKRGYLMVRQEANPASDDDIVVVDTAGAADLDRDAHDRLARAACSIVRALAGGDRRVVVRETGEPSIAAADWRDRAAALAAFASMEAVAPVEEGEGTREPGDEHRSRERSERTSPLNATAHVVALEEAAPETWRLAPGSTLWLVARADAPPRSSASASRVRVQRWIDHRGPVRELV; the protein is encoded by the coding sequence ATGGCCGGCGATCGCGGGCGCGCGCGGCGCAGGGGCGCCGCGGGAGCCCCGCGCGGCGCCGGCGCTCGCGAGCGCCTGCGGGTGCGGCCGACCGCGCGCGGTGTCGCCCTCGTGCTCGTCGGCGCGGCGCTCGCGGTGGGCGCCTACTGGGAGCGGCAGATCGTGCTGCTCGTGCCCGCGGCGCTGTGCCTCGCGGTGGTCGTGCTGGGCGTGTGGTGGGCCGCCGGCGCCGTCGGCCAGGTGCGGCTGCGGGTGCCGGGCGTCATCGCCGAGGGCGAGGATGCGTGGCTCAGCATCGCGAGCGAGCGCCCGCAGGCGGGCGCTCGGTGGGAGACGTGGGGGCCGGGGCCCGAGCGCTACCTGCTGCTCGAGGGCGAGCTCGACGACGAGGGCCGCGCGGAGCTGCCGCTCGGCGACCATCCGCGGGGGCGGTGGCGGCTCGCGCCGGTCGCGATCACGGCGTTCGACCCCTTCCGGGTGGCGCGCAGCGCCCGCACGATCGACCCGGGCGCGAGCCTCGTCGTGGGGCCCGAGATCGTGACGATCCCGCCGACGGCGCTGCGCTCCGACCGCGAGCAGGGGCGCGTCGCGCAGTCGCGCACCGCCGACGACGTCGACGCGATGGTGCGCGAGTGGCGGCACGGCGACCCGCAGCGGCGCGTGCACTGGCGCCAGACCGCCAAGCGCGGCTACCTCATGGTGCGGCAGGAGGCGAACCCTGCGAGCGATGACGACATCGTCGTGGTCGACACGGCCGGCGCCGCCGACCTCGACCGCGACGCACACGACCGCCTCGCGCGAGCCGCGTGCTCGATCGTGCGCGCACTCGCCGGCGGGGACCGGCGCGTCGTCGTGCGCGAGACCGGCGAGCCGTCGATCGCCGCCGCCGACTGGCGCGACCGGGCGGCGGCGCTCGCGGCCTTCGCGTCGATGGAGGCGGTGGCGCCGGTGGAGGAGGGTGAGGGCACCCGCGAGCCCGGCGATGAGCACAGGTCGCGGGAGAGGTCGGAAAGGACCTCTCCTCTCAACGCCACCGCGCACGTCGTCGCGCTCGAGGAGGCCGCACCCGAGACCTGGCGCCTCGCGCCCGGCTCCACCCTGTGGCTCGTGGCGCGTGCCGACGCGCCGCCGCGCAGCAGCGCATCCGCCTCGCGCGTGCGCGTCCAGCGCTGGATCGACCACCGCGGTCCCGTGCGGGAGCTCGTGTGA